A single genomic interval of Isorropodon fossajaponicum endosymbiont JTNG4 harbors:
- a CDS encoding pyridoxal phosphate-dependent aminotransferase — translation MSAHLSDRVQKVKPSATLAVTAKANELKSQGIQIVSMGSGEPDFDTPENIQKAAIQAIKNGQTRYTAVDGTPILKQAIIDKFKRENNLTYTNTEVMVSSGGKQVFYNLCQAVLNQGDEVIIPAPFWVSYPDMALLADATPIIIETGLEQDFKITPEQLEASITSNTKLFVINSPSNPTGAVYSQAELQALAKVLKKHPKVLIITDDIYEHIRWGNDDGFVNIVMADKTLKNHTIILNGVSKAYAMTGWRIGYSAGPENIIKAMKKIQGQSTSNPCSIAQAAALEALNGDQSIINIMVCAFEKRHDFIVDALNAIDGIECPKSQGAFYAFPRVKGLISRLGLKNDIELSTYCLEVLNIALVPGSAFGAPDYVRFSFATSMDNIKQAVEKLSKV, via the coding sequence ATGTCAGCACATCTTTCCGATAGGGTTCAAAAAGTTAAACCTTCAGCCACGCTTGCTGTTACTGCAAAAGCCAATGAATTAAAATCTCAAGGTATTCAAATTGTATCCATGGGTTCTGGTGAGCCAGACTTTGACACCCCTGAAAACATTCAAAAAGCAGCTATACAGGCTATTAAAAATGGTCAAACTCGTTACACAGCGGTAGATGGTACACCTATATTAAAACAAGCGATTATTGACAAATTTAAACGAGAAAATAACTTAACTTACACCAATACTGAGGTCATGGTTTCATCAGGTGGCAAACAAGTATTTTATAATCTATGCCAAGCTGTGCTAAATCAAGGTGATGAAGTGATTATCCCTGCACCTTTTTGGGTAAGTTACCCAGATATGGCTCTTTTAGCTGATGCAACACCAATCATTATTGAAACAGGATTGGAGCAAGACTTTAAAATCACACCAGAGCAACTAGAGGCAAGCATTACTAGCAATACTAAATTATTTGTTATTAACAGCCCTTCTAACCCTACAGGTGCGGTTTATTCTCAAGCTGAGTTACAAGCACTAGCAAAGGTATTAAAAAAACACCCAAAAGTATTAATCATCACCGATGACATTTATGAGCATATTCGTTGGGGCAATGATGATGGCTTTGTTAATATTGTTATGGCTGATAAAACACTGAAGAATCACACCATTATTCTCAATGGCGTGTCTAAAGCCTATGCGATGACTGGTTGGCGCATTGGCTATAGCGCAGGTCCAGAAAATATTATTAAGGCCATGAAAAAAATCCAAGGTCAGTCCACCTCCAATCCTTGTTCAATTGCCCAAGCTGCCGCTTTAGAAGCTTTAAATGGCGATCAAAGCATTATTAATATAATGGTTTGCGCTTTTGAGAAAAGGCATGACTTTATTGTTGACGCATTAAATGCAATTGATGGCATTGAATGCCCCAAATCACAAGGTGCCTTTTATGCCTTCCCAAGAGTTAAAGGCTTAATTAGTCGCCTTGGTTTAAAAAACGATATTGAACTTTCTACTTACTGCTTAGAAGTGTTAAACATTGCATTAGTCCCAGGTTCAGCCTTTGGTGCACCAGACTATGTGCGTTTTTCGTTTGCCACGAGTATGGACAACATAAAGCAAGCCGTTGAAAAACTCAGCAAGGTCTAA
- a CDS encoding TonB C-terminal domain-containing protein, translating to MKLKILSTLLISLGIAISYPALADESTQAKKDHLNKVYEKFKSEWRIPKAKDGWTCEVYILQDRDGNVLKSNVSKCNTDDKRFISQTEKAVKLASPFPRASDEVFTSELILNPTIKG from the coding sequence ATGAAACTAAAAATATTATCAACTTTATTAATATCATTAGGGATAGCTATCAGCTACCCAGCTCTAGCTGATGAATCAACTCAAGCTAAGAAAGACCATTTAAATAAGGTTTATGAAAAATTTAAAAGTGAATGGAGAATCCCAAAAGCAAAAGATGGCTGGACTTGTGAAGTGTATATCTTGCAAGATAGAGATGGCAATGTATTGAAGAGTAATGTCAGTAAATGTAATACTGATGATAAGAGGTTTATTAGTCAAACTGAGAAGGCTGTCAAACTAGCATCACCTTTTCCTAGGGCATCAGACGAAGTATTTACCAGTGAGTTGATTCTAAACCCAACAATAAAGGGGTGA
- a CDS encoding tetratricopeptide repeat protein, whose product MRKRVLDGDLKAIKAAEVLKKYLDKKMEDDPVFRQSMEDTKERRLNQLRDAVIALKSGDSKTAFKIWLPFAERGSSTIQWNIGSLYQLGEGVDKNIDKAFYWYEKSAEKGYHAGQHSLGKMYQKGTGVTQDIDKAVYWYKKAAKQGNKQALEVLDEYNLN is encoded by the coding sequence ATGCGGAAAAGAGTATTAGACGGAGACCTTAAGGCAATAAAGGCGGCTGAAGTACTTAAGAAGTATCTTGATAAGAAGATGGAGGATGACCCAGTCTTTCGCCAATCTATGGAAGACACAAAGGAGAGGCGACTTAACCAACTTAGAGATGCCGTTATCGCTCTAAAAAGTGGTGATTCTAAAACTGCCTTTAAGATTTGGCTGCCATTTGCTGAAAGAGGAAGTAGCACTATACAATGGAATATAGGTTCACTATATCAATTAGGCGAAGGCGTTGATAAGAACATAGATAAAGCTTTCTATTGGTACGAGAAATCAGCTGAAAAAGGGTATCACGCTGGTCAACACAGCCTAGGCAAAATGTATCAAAAAGGTACTGGGGTAACCCAAGATATTGATAAGGCTGTTTACTGGTATAAGAAAGCAGCTAAGCAAGGGAATAAGCAAGCACTTGAGGTACTTGATGAATATAATTTAAATTAA